Proteins from one Hyperolius riggenbachi isolate aHypRig1 chromosome 2, aHypRig1.pri, whole genome shotgun sequence genomic window:
- the LOC137544582 gene encoding olfactory receptor 52E4-like yields MLPVPNNSHYMPPTFFLIGIPGLNDGTVLSTSIVFCALYILGILGNGTILYVIKVERTLHTPMFFFLSMLAINDIVFSSSTVPKTLGIFWLNDGVIDATSCLIQMFFVHCLSAIESGILASMAYDRLMAICSPLRYHSVLTASLLKKIAFAILLRATVVIFPIPFLVVNLQYCDNNFVEHSYCDHMAVVNVACSDKQIDSLYGLVVSLSVSGFDLSFIVLSYTMILRSIFRMPSKDSRQKAVGTCGSHICVIISAYLPSIFSFVVYRFGRKTVPHNVHIFLGNIYILVPAFLNPIIYGVKTKQIRQHVLHILIDNPKVLCLSNR; encoded by the coding sequence ATGCTTCCCGTTCCCAACAATAGCCACTACATGCCACCCACATTTTTCTTGATTGGCATCCCCGGACTGAATGATGGAACAGTCCTCAGTACATCTATTGTCTTCTGTGCCCTCTACATTTTGGGTATCCTAGGAAATGGGACCATATTGTATGTTATCAAAGTCGAGAGGACTCTTCACACCCCCATGTTCTTCTTTCTCTCCATGTTGGCAATTAATGACATAGTCTTCTCTAGTTCCACTGTGCCTAAGACACTGGGGATCTTCTGGCTGAACGATGGTGTTATTGATGCTACCAGCTGCCTCATACAAATGTTCTTTGTCCATTGTCTTTCTGCCATTGAGTCGGGGATCCTCGCCTCTATGGCCTACGACCGTTTGATGGCAATTTGTTCCCCTCTCCGATACCACTCTGTCCTCACTGCCTCATTGCTCAAAAAGATTGCATTTGCTATTCTACTCAGGGCCACCGTGGTCATTTTCCCAATTCCTTTTTTGGTGGTAAATTTACAGTACTGTGATAACAATTTTGTGGAACATTCATACTGTGACCACATGGCTGTGGTCAATGTGGCCTGCAGTGACAAACAAATAGACAGCTTATATGGATTAGTGGTGTCCCTGTCTGTCAGTGGTTTTGACTTATCCTTCATTGTTTTATCCTACACCATGATCTTGAGATCCATCTTCAGGATGCCCTCTAAGGACTCACGGCAAAAAGCTGTGGGGACATGTGGCTCTCACATCTGCGTGATCATCAGTGCCTACTTGCCATCAATCTTCTCTTTTGTTGTCTACAGGTTTGGAAGAAAGACAGTTCCCCATAATGTCCATATATTCCTGGGCAACATTTACATCTTGGTCCCCGCGTTCCTGAACCCCATTATCTACGGGGTGAAGACAAAGCAAATCCGGCAACATGTTCTGCACATTCTTATTGACAATCCAAAAGTCCTTTGCTTATCTAACCGATGA